CCGTAACGGATTTTCCCTGATCGGTTTATCCACCGCGTATTCATTGGCTCAAGCGAACAGCAGAAAATACCGTTCGTCAGGCGCAGGCAAATTGGCTGGGAAGCGTTCCGAAAGCACTTTGACAATCATTCTCGTTAACATTAAGATCCATCGCAATTGAGTCACAACCAGCGACGGTTCTTACTTATGTATGTTTGCCTCTGCACTGGCGTCACCGACGGACAGATCCGCGAAGCGATCTATGAAGGTTGCTGCAGCTACAAAGAAGTTCGCCAGGCCACCGGCGTCGCCAGCCAG
This genomic interval from Pseudomonas koreensis contains the following:
- a CDS encoding bacterioferritin-associated ferredoxin, with translation MYVCLCTGVTDGQIREAIYEGCCSYKEVRQATGVASQCGKCACLAKEVVRETLTKLQTAQAAIPYPVEFTAA